One Helicobacter cetorum MIT 00-7128 DNA window includes the following coding sequences:
- a CDS encoding flagellin A, with the protein MAFQVNTNINALNAHVQSSLTQTALKNSLERLSSGLRINKAADDASGMTIADSLRSQASALGQAIANTNDGMGIIQVADKAMDEQLKILDTVKVKATQAAQDGQTTQSRKAIQADIVRLIQGLDNIGNTTTYNGQALLSGQFTNKEFQVGAYSNQSIKASIGSTTSDKIGQVRIATGALITASGDVSLTFKQVDGVNDVKLESVKISSSAGTGIGVLAEVINKNSDKTGIKAQANVITTSDDAIQSGSITNLTLNGIQLGNIVDIKKNDSDGRLVAAINAVTSDTGVEAYTDNKGRLNLRSVDGRGIDVKVDDNQDGSQIAIKNVNGGQELTQGSTNYGRLSLTRLDARDINVVSASDSSKIGFTAIGFGQNQVAETTVNLRDVTGNFNANVKSASGANYNAVIASGNQSLGSGVTTLRGAMVVMDIAESATKMLDKVRSDLGSVQNQMISTVNNISITQVNVKAAESQIRDVDFADESANFNKNNILAQSGSYAMSQANTVQQNILRLLT; encoded by the coding sequence ATGGCTTTTCAGGTCAATACAAATATCAATGCGTTGAATGCGCATGTGCAATCTTCTCTTACTCAAACTGCACTTAAGAATTCATTAGAGCGCTTAAGTTCAGGTTTGAGAATCAATAAAGCAGCTGATGACGCATCAGGCATGACAATTGCGGATTCTTTGCGTTCTCAAGCGAGTGCTTTAGGTCAAGCAATTGCCAACACTAATGATGGCATGGGGATTATCCAAGTTGCAGATAAGGCAATGGATGAGCAGTTAAAAATCTTAGATACCGTCAAGGTTAAAGCCACTCAAGCGGCTCAAGATGGTCAAACTACTCAGTCTCGTAAGGCAATTCAAGCTGACATTGTGCGCTTGATTCAAGGTTTGGATAATATTGGTAATACCACCACTTACAATGGTCAAGCATTGTTATCTGGTCAATTTACCAACAAAGAATTCCAAGTAGGTGCGTATTCTAATCAAAGCATCAAGGCTTCTATTGGTTCTACTACTTCTGATAAAATTGGTCAAGTAAGAATTGCTACTGGTGCACTCATTACAGCATCTGGTGATGTAAGTTTAACTTTCAAGCAAGTAGATGGTGTGAATGATGTAAAATTAGAGAGTGTAAAGATTTCTAGTTCAGCAGGCACTGGTATTGGTGTGTTAGCAGAGGTTATTAATAAAAACTCTGATAAAACAGGCATCAAAGCTCAAGCCAATGTTATCACTACAAGTGATGATGCGATTCAATCTGGAAGTATCACTAACTTAACTTTAAATGGTATTCAGTTGGGTAATATTGTGGATATTAAGAAGAATGACTCTGATGGAAGATTGGTTGCAGCTATTAATGCGGTTACTTCTGATACGGGCGTGGAGGCTTATACAGATAATAAGGGTCGTTTAAACTTGCGTAGCGTTGATGGGCGTGGTATTGATGTTAAAGTAGATGACAATCAAGATGGTTCTCAAATCGCTATTAAGAATGTTAATGGTGGTCAAGAATTAACACAAGGTTCTACTAACTATGGAAGACTTTCTCTTACAAGATTAGATGCTAGGGATATTAATGTGGTCTCTGCCTCAGATTCAAGTAAGATAGGTTTTACAGCAATTGGTTTTGGTCAAAATCAAGTAGCAGAAACCACAGTAAACTTGCGTGATGTTACAGGTAACTTTAATGCAAATGTAAAGTCAGCTAGTGGTGCAAACTACAATGCAGTTATTGCTAGTGGCAATCAAAGTCTTGGTTCTGGGGTTACAACCCTAAGAGGTGCGATGGTAGTTATGGATATTGCTGAGTCTGCAACTAAAATGTTAGATAAAGTGCGCTCTGATTTAGGTTCTGTGCAAAATCAAATGATTAGCACTGTGAATAATATCAGTATCACTCAAGTGAATGTAAAAGCCGCTGAATCTCAAATTAGAGATGTAGATTTTGCTGATGAAAGTGCAAACTTCAATAAAAATAATATCTTAGCACAATCTGGTAGCTATGCTATGAGCCAAGCTAATACCGTTCAGCAAAATATTTTGAGACTTTTGACTTAG
- a CDS encoding 3-methyladenine DNA glycosylase — protein sequence MWNSLDILKALKSLNLLEKSPPCWWPNAFSFQALIGAILTQNTKFDNVLKSLENLKNANILECDDENNLKKIASIGVENLVEYIRPSGFFNQKAMRLVMLCQNIQKDFESFGKFKLEVTREWLLNQKGIGKESADAILCYVCAREVMVVDRYTYQFLKKLGIEIEDYDELQSFFEKGIEENLSHALMLYDNSISLAELYARFHGKIVEFSKRKLELII from the coding sequence ATGTGGAATAGCTTAGATATTTTAAAAGCTTTAAAATCGCTCAATTTATTGGAAAAATCGCCCCCTTGTTGGTGGCCTAATGCGTTTAGTTTTCAAGCTTTAATAGGGGCAATTTTAACCCAAAATACAAAGTTTGATAATGTATTAAAATCTTTAGAAAATCTAAAAAATGCTAATATCTTAGAATGTGATGATGAAAATAATCTTAAAAAAATTGCTAGTATTGGGGTAGAAAACTTAGTAGAATATATCCGTCCTAGCGGATTTTTTAATCAAAAAGCTATGCGTTTAGTAATGTTATGTCAAAATATTCAAAAAGATTTTGAGAGTTTTGGAAAATTTAAACTTGAAGTAACTAGAGAATGGCTTTTGAATCAAAAGGGTATTGGTAAAGAAAGTGCGGATGCCATTTTGTGTTATGTGTGTGCTAGAGAAGTTATGGTAGTAGATAGATATACTTACCAATTTTTAAAAAAATTAGGTATAGAAATAGAAGATTATGATGAATTGCAGAGTTTTTTTGAAAAAGGTATTGAAGAGAATTTAAGCCATGCTCTAATGCTTTATGATAATTCTATTTCTTTAGCTGAGCTTTATGCGAGATTTCATGGAAAAATTGTAGAATTTTCAAAAAGAAAATTAGAATTAATAATTTAA
- the hemE gene encoding uroporphyrinogen decarboxylase: MMIFIDACFRKETPYTPIWMMRQAGRYLSEYQETRKKAGNFLELCKNSDLATEVTLQPVEILDVDAAILFSDILVVPLEMGLDLEFVPKKGPHFLQTINDLKSVESLKTGIVKNLDYVYATISQTRKKLAKDKALIGFCGSPWTLATYMIEGEGSKTYSKSKKILYSEPKILHALLQKLSEELIEYLSLQVQAGANALMLFDSWANALEKEKFLEFSWDYLKYIAKELKKRHSNIPIILFPKGVCGFLDAISGEFDVFGVDWSTPLEIAKSVLGDKYVLQGNLEPARLYDKNALEEGVKKILKIMDNKGHIFNLGHGMLPDLPRENAKYLVQLVRKLSSK; the protein is encoded by the coding sequence ATAATGATTTTCATTGATGCATGTTTTAGAAAAGAAACACCTTATACACCTATTTGGATGATGCGCCAAGCGGGGCGTTATTTGAGTGAATATCAAGAGACTCGCAAAAAAGCAGGAAATTTCTTAGAATTATGTAAAAATAGTGATTTGGCTACAGAAGTTACCTTGCAACCGGTAGAAATTTTAGATGTTGATGCAGCCATTTTATTTAGTGATATTTTAGTTGTGCCTTTAGAAATGGGTTTAGATTTAGAATTTGTTCCTAAAAAAGGCCCGCATTTTTTACAAACTATCAATGATTTAAAAAGTGTAGAAAGTCTGAAAACTGGGATAGTTAAAAACTTGGATTATGTTTATGCTACGATTTCACAAACTCGCAAAAAGTTAGCTAAAGATAAGGCATTAATAGGTTTTTGTGGCTCACCTTGGACTTTAGCCACTTATATGATAGAGGGTGAGGGGAGCAAAACTTATTCTAAAAGTAAGAAAATACTCTATAGTGAGCCTAAAATTTTGCACGCCTTATTGCAGAAACTTAGTGAAGAATTAATAGAATATTTGAGCCTTCAAGTTCAAGCAGGAGCTAATGCGCTTATGCTATTTGATTCATGGGCAAACGCATTAGAAAAAGAGAAATTTTTAGAATTTAGTTGGGACTATTTAAAATACATTGCCAAGGAGCTTAAAAAGCGCCATTCTAATATTCCTATCATTCTTTTTCCTAAAGGGGTTTGTGGGTTTTTAGATGCAATTAGTGGGGAATTTGATGTGTTTGGAGTGGATTGGAGCACACCCTTAGAGATTGCAAAGAGTGTTTTAGGAGATAAATATGTCTTGCAAGGCAATTTAGAACCTGCACGCCTTTATGATAAAAATGCCTTAGAAGAGGGGGTAAAAAAGATTTTAAAAATTATGGATAATAAGGGGCATATCTTTAATTTAGGGCATGGAATGTTACCGGATTTGCCTAGAGAAAATGCCAAATATTTAGTGCAATTAGTGCGTAAGTTATCTAGTAAGTAA
- a CDS encoding TolC family protein: protein MKRIIKCASLWCLFGALLLAQEDSIEDEISVMSHSKSPQEIKQILKEYNHKNLSLINPKDSQISAPFNISNNPQGFLPLKQIDAPIASSITQEIAKYHEKSHKVALGLYELIKGADSNLSLQAQEMNVKQAMKNHTISKALFLPTLDVHYDFKNENRDTPEFKRFNTQQLQAKVKLNVFNGFSNVNNVREKSASYRSSVANLEYTRQSVYLQVVQQYYQYFNNLARLIALQKKLEQIKTDIKRVSKLYDQGLSTIDDLQSLKAQGSLSEYDILDVQFVIEQNRLTLEYLTNLNIENLKKTTIDVPNLQLRERQDLISLREQIVALKYQNKQLNYYPTVDIYDSWLYWIQKPAYALGRLGNFYPGQQNTAGVTVSLKVFDDIGLSLQKQSILLGQLASEKNLAYKKLEQEKDEQLYRKSLEIARAKIESSKASLKSASISFANIKRKYDANLVDFTTYLRGLSTRFDAEVAYNMALNNYEMQKANYIFYSGHKIQDYVH, encoded by the coding sequence ATGAAAAGAATAATAAAGTGTGCTAGTTTGTGGTGCTTATTTGGCGCTTTGTTGTTAGCCCAAGAAGATTCTATAGAAGATGAAATTTCTGTAATGTCGCATTCTAAATCCCCCCAAGAAATCAAGCAAATTCTAAAGGAGTATAACCATAAAAATTTGAGCTTAATCAATCCTAAAGATTCTCAAATTAGTGCGCCATTTAATATTTCTAATAACCCTCAAGGATTTTTACCTTTAAAGCAAATTGATGCGCCCATTGCCTCTAGTATTACACAAGAAATTGCCAAATATCATGAAAAAAGCCATAAAGTTGCCTTAGGACTTTATGAGCTTATCAAGGGTGCTGATAGCAATCTAAGCCTGCAAGCTCAAGAAATGAATGTCAAGCAAGCGATGAAAAATCATACGATTTCAAAAGCATTGTTTTTACCCACTCTTGATGTGCATTATGATTTTAAAAATGAAAATAGGGATACGCCAGAATTTAAGCGTTTTAACACACAACAACTACAAGCAAAAGTGAAGTTAAATGTGTTTAATGGGTTTAGCAATGTGAATAATGTCAGAGAAAAGTCTGCGAGCTATCGCTCTAGTGTTGCTAATTTGGAATACACACGCCAAAGCGTGTATTTGCAAGTGGTGCAACAATACTACCAATATTTTAATAACTTGGCTCGTTTAATTGCGTTGCAAAAAAAATTAGAGCAAATTAAAACAGATATAAAAAGGGTTTCTAAGCTCTATGACCAAGGCTTAAGCACTATTGATGATTTGCAAAGTTTAAAAGCACAAGGTAGTTTGAGTGAATACGATATTTTAGATGTGCAATTTGTGATTGAGCAAAACCGCTTAACTTTAGAATATTTGACAAACTTAAATATAGAAAATTTAAAAAAGACAACTATTGATGTGCCTAATTTGCAACTTAGAGAGCGTCAAGATTTAATCTCTTTAAGAGAGCAAATTGTCGCACTCAAATACCAAAACAAACAGCTTAATTACTATCCTACCGTGGATATATACGACTCTTGGCTTTATTGGATTCAAAAGCCTGCTTATGCGTTGGGGCGTTTGGGAAACTTCTATCCCGGGCAACAAAACACTGCTGGAGTAACGGTAAGCTTGAAAGTTTTTGATGATATAGGATTGTCTTTGCAAAAGCAATCCATTTTATTAGGTCAATTAGCGAGTGAAAAGAATTTAGCGTATAAGAAGTTGGAGCAAGAAAAAGATGAACAGCTATATAGAAAATCGCTTGAAATCGCACGAGCTAAAATTGAATCTTCTAAAGCTAGTTTGAAATCGGCAAGTATTTCTTTTGCAAACATTAAGAGAAAATACGATGCTAATTTAGTGGATTTCACCACTTATTTGAGGGGTTTAAGCACTCGTTTTGATGCGGAAGTAGCTTATAATATGGCATTAAATAACTATGAAATGCAAAAAGCAAATTATATTTTTTATAGCGGACATAAAATACAAGATTATGTGCATTAA
- a CDS encoding efflux RND transporter periplasmic adaptor subunit — protein MGLCLSILSMQASDEVYAIFNVRAMQDSKLTLDSSGIVNTIRVTEGSVVKKDEVLLLLYNQDKQAQSNSIEQQLSFAKKQYERYNKIGTAVDKNTLERYKSDYKRLESDYAFSLAMLDKTILRAPFDGVVASKSIQVGEGVNPNNTVLLRLISHQKKLVLEFDSKYIGAVKVGDIFIYSIDGDSSKHEAKITKIYPAIDEATRKVSAEALAPNNMAVGLFGDGFIQVKNRK, from the coding sequence ATGGGGCTATGCTTGAGCATTTTGAGCATGCAAGCTAGTGATGAAGTTTATGCAATTTTTAATGTGCGGGCTATGCAAGATTCTAAATTAACTTTGGATAGTTCTGGCATTGTGAATACGATTAGGGTTACTGAGGGGAGCGTGGTTAAAAAAGATGAAGTGTTGCTACTTTTATACAATCAAGATAAGCAAGCCCAAAGCAATTCTATTGAACAACAACTATCTTTTGCTAAAAAACAATATGAGCGTTATAATAAAATTGGCACAGCTGTAGATAAAAATACTTTAGAGCGCTATAAATCTGATTATAAGCGATTAGAATCAGATTATGCCTTTTCGCTTGCAATGCTTGATAAAACTATCCTAAGAGCACCTTTTGATGGCGTAGTAGCGAGCAAGAGTATTCAAGTAGGTGAAGGGGTAAATCCTAATAATACGGTGCTTTTAAGGCTGATTAGCCATCAAAAAAAGCTTGTATTAGAGTTTGATTCTAAATATATTGGTGCAGTGAAAGTAGGGGATATTTTTATTTACTCTATTGATGGGGATTCTAGTAAGCATGAGGCTAAAATCACTAAAATTTATCCTGCTATTGATGAGGCCACAAGAAAAGTAAGCGCAGAAGCTCTCGCACCCAATAATATGGCAGTAGGACTTTTTGGCGATGGATTTATCCAAGTTAAAAACCGCAAATAG
- a CDS encoding efflux RND transporter permease subunit, whose amino-acid sequence MYKVAISRPITTLMFALAIIFFGTMGFKKLSVALFPNIDIPIVVVNTIYPGASAEIIESKVTDKIEEAVMGVDGIKKVTSNSARNVSSVAIEFELEKPKEEALNDIINKVSSVHFDDPNIQKPSIDKFDTNSQAIISLFVSSESIPIATINDHAKNVIKPMLQKIYGVGGVQLNGFRERQIRIYADPTLMNKYNITYSELYNVLKTENLEVDGGRIVNSQKELAILVNANSYKVSDVENIQVANHVRLADIAKVEIGLQENTTFASFQHKPGVILEIQKIAGANEIEIVDHVYKELKHLQDASLGYEIIPFMDTTTYIRTSIEDVKFDLILGGILAVLVVFVFLRNGTITLVSAISIPISIMGTFALIQWMGFSLNMLTMVALTLAIGIIIDDAIVIIENIHKKLEMGMDKRTASYEGVKEIGFAVVAISAMLLSVFVPIGNMKGIIGRFFESFGITVALAIALSYVVVVTIIPMVSSIVVSPKQSRFYHWSEPFFKSLEVRYVSLLQWVLSHKLIIFSSVVVIFFGSLFVASKLGMDFMLKEDRGKFNVWLKASPGVSIDYMVNKTQAFQKAIEKKPYVDFTTLQVGYGSIKSPFKAKIFVQLKPIKERSLDQFKIMRELRQELDSMPEAKDMLSINFSDIPLLGGGDSSPFQVFVFAHSQEIVDKSVANLKKFLLESPELKGKVENYHTSTSDSQPQLQLKVLRQNANKYGVSAQAIASVVSSAFSGENQASYFKEDGKEYDIVIRVPDNKRISIEDVKRLQVRNKYDKLMFLDALVEVKETTSASNITRYNRERSITVFASPNKSMGISLGEVLKQVTKHSKEWLVEGANYSFTGEANNAKETGQEFIIALATAFVLIYMILAALYESLLEPLIIMITMPLSFSGAFFALALAHQPLSMFSMMGLILLIGMVGKNATLLIDVANEQRKKGKNIQEAILYAGETRLRPILMTTIAMVFGMLPLALAVGDGAAMKSPIGIAMSGGLMVSMLLSLLVVPIFYRLLAPIDDKIKRFYQNQKAL is encoded by the coding sequence ATGTATAAAGTAGCGATTAGTCGTCCTATTACGACATTAATGTTTGCGCTTGCGATTATCTTTTTTGGGACAATGGGGTTTAAGAAATTAAGTGTTGCTCTTTTTCCTAATATTGATATTCCTATTGTGGTAGTTAATACGATTTATCCGGGAGCTAGTGCTGAAATTATAGAAAGTAAGGTAACTGATAAGATTGAAGAGGCAGTTATGGGGGTTGATGGGATTAAAAAGGTTACTTCTAATAGCGCTAGGAATGTAAGCTCGGTTGCGATTGAATTTGAGCTAGAAAAACCTAAAGAAGAGGCTTTAAATGATATTATCAATAAGGTTTCTTCAGTCCATTTTGATGACCCCAATATTCAAAAACCTTCTATAGATAAGTTTGATACCAATTCTCAAGCTATCATTTCACTATTTGTAAGCAGTGAGAGTATTCCTATTGCGACCATTAATGACCATGCTAAGAATGTGATTAAACCCATGTTGCAAAAGATTTATGGGGTAGGGGGCGTGCAACTTAATGGTTTTAGGGAACGCCAAATTAGAATCTATGCTGACCCTACCTTAATGAATAAATACAATATCACTTATAGCGAACTTTACAATGTGCTTAAAACAGAAAATTTAGAAGTAGATGGGGGGCGCATTGTTAATAGCCAAAAAGAACTAGCCATCTTGGTGAATGCTAATAGCTATAAAGTCTCTGATGTAGAGAATATTCAAGTGGCTAATCATGTGCGTTTAGCAGATATTGCTAAAGTAGAGATAGGTTTGCAAGAGAATACTACTTTTGCAAGTTTTCAGCACAAACCGGGTGTTATTTTAGAAATTCAAAAAATTGCTGGAGCCAATGAAATTGAAATAGTAGACCATGTCTATAAAGAGCTTAAACATCTCCAAGATGCAAGTTTAGGATATGAAATCATACCCTTTATGGATACAACAACTTATATCCGCACCTCCATTGAAGATGTTAAGTTTGATTTGATTTTAGGGGGGATTTTAGCGGTTTTAGTAGTATTTGTATTCTTGCGTAATGGCACGATTACTTTGGTTTCTGCTATTTCTATTCCTATCTCCATTATGGGAACTTTTGCCCTTATTCAATGGATGGGCTTTTCTTTAAATATGCTTACTATGGTAGCTTTAACTTTAGCCATTGGTATTATTATTGATGATGCGATTGTTATTATTGAAAATATCCATAAAAAATTAGAAATGGGCATGGATAAACGCACAGCAAGCTATGAGGGGGTTAAAGAGATTGGTTTTGCGGTTGTTGCAATTTCTGCAATGTTACTATCAGTGTTTGTGCCTATAGGGAATATGAAAGGGATTATTGGACGCTTTTTTGAAAGCTTTGGAATCACGGTAGCTCTGGCAATTGCGCTTTCGTATGTAGTTGTAGTTACAATTATTCCTATGGTAAGCTCTATTGTGGTAAGCCCCAAACAATCTCGCTTTTATCATTGGAGTGAGCCATTTTTCAAGTCTTTAGAAGTTCGTTATGTGTCTTTATTGCAATGGGTTTTGAGCCATAAACTTATTATTTTTTCATCAGTGGTAGTGATTTTTTTTGGTTCGCTTTTTGTCGCCTCTAAATTAGGCATGGATTTTATGCTTAAAGAAGATAGGGGCAAGTTTAATGTGTGGCTTAAGGCAAGTCCGGGTGTGAGCATTGATTATATGGTTAATAAAACTCAAGCTTTCCAAAAAGCTATTGAAAAAAAGCCTTATGTGGATTTCACTACTTTACAGGTGGGTTATGGAAGTATTAAAAGCCCTTTTAAAGCTAAGATTTTTGTGCAACTTAAGCCTATTAAAGAGCGCTCATTAGACCAATTTAAAATCATGAGAGAATTGCGCCAAGAATTAGACAGCATGCCAGAGGCTAAAGATATGCTTAGTATTAATTTTTCAGATATTCCTTTATTAGGCGGTGGGGATAGTTCGCCTTTCCAAGTCTTTGTCTTTGCGCATTCCCAAGAGATTGTAGATAAGAGTGTAGCTAATTTGAAAAAATTCTTATTAGAAAGCCCTGAATTAAAAGGTAAGGTTGAAAATTATCACACTAGCACGAGCGATTCACAACCCCAATTACAATTAAAGGTTTTAAGGCAAAACGCTAATAAATATGGCGTAAGCGCTCAAGCAATTGCATCAGTGGTGAGTTCAGCTTTTTCAGGCGAAAATCAAGCAAGCTATTTTAAAGAAGATGGCAAAGAGTATGACATTGTTATTCGTGTGCCAGATAATAAGCGTATTTCTATAGAAGATGTTAAGCGCTTGCAAGTGCGTAATAAATATGATAAATTGATGTTTTTAGATGCTTTAGTAGAGGTGAAAGAAACGACAAGTGCCTCCAATATCACTCGCTATAATCGTGAGCGTAGCATAACCGTTTTTGCTAGTCCTAATAAAAGCATGGGAATTTCTTTGGGAGAAGTCTTAAAACAAGTTACTAAACATTCTAAAGAATGGTTAGTTGAAGGGGCTAATTATAGTTTCACAGGGGAAGCCAATAACGCTAAAGAAACAGGTCAAGAATTTATCATTGCTTTAGCAACAGCTTTTGTGCTAATTTATATGATTTTAGCAGCCTTGTATGAGTCTTTATTAGAACCTTTAATTATTATGATTACCATGCCTTTGAGTTTTTCGGGTGCTTTTTTTGCTCTAGCATTAGCGCACCAACCTCTAAGCATGTTTTCTATGATGGGCTTAATCTTGCTTATAGGAATGGTAGGAAAGAATGCAACGCTTTTAATTGATGTGGCTAATGAGCAACGCAAAAAGGGTAAAAATATTCAAGAGGCAATTTTGTATGCGGGCGAAACTCGCTTAAGACCCATTCTAATGACTACTATTGCTATGGTTTTTGGAATGCTCCCTTTAGCTCTAGCTGTTGGAGATGGAGCAGCGATGAAATCCCCTATAGGGATTGCTATGAGTGGGGGGCTTATGGTATCTATGCTTTTAAGCTTATTGGTTGTGCCAATTTTTTATCGTCTTTTAGCGCCTATAGATGATAAGATTAAGCGTTTTTATCAAAATCAAAAAGCCCTATAA
- a CDS encoding outer membrane beta-barrel protein → MKKALAIFIGLLEILGAFEPKSSHIYLGAEVGLAPIQTMPKSPIDSSYTAFLWGAKGGYQYAFLKTLALRGDFSYIMTIKPTALNTIVTSLLSLNVDVLSDFYTYQKYSFGAYFGLGVGYLGQNMRLGAENSSFMGYNGLVNVGVGSTIEEHHRVELGVKIPFSKTKNIFKHSNYLNSVFISASYSYLF, encoded by the coding sequence ATGAAAAAAGCTTTAGCAATTTTTATAGGGTTGCTTGAAATATTAGGGGCATTTGAACCTAAGAGTAGCCATATTTATTTGGGAGCTGAAGTGGGTCTTGCACCCATTCAAACCATGCCAAAATCTCCAATAGACTCTAGCTACACCGCATTTTTGTGGGGGGCTAAAGGGGGGTATCAATACGCTTTTTTAAAAACTTTGGCTTTGAGGGGGGATTTTTCTTATATTATGACTATTAAGCCCACAGCATTAAATACGATTGTAACTTCTTTGTTAAGTCTAAATGTTGATGTTTTAAGTGATTTTTACACCTATCAAAAATATAGCTTTGGAGCGTATTTTGGACTTGGGGTAGGGTATTTAGGACAAAATATGCGCTTAGGTGCAGAAAATAGCTCTTTTATGGGCTACAATGGTTTGGTGAATGTAGGCGTGGGTAGCACGATTGAAGAACATCATCGTGTTGAGCTTGGAGTAAAAATCCCTTTTTCAAAAACAAAAAACATTTTTAAGCATTCTAATTATTTAAATAGCGTGTTTATAAGCGCATCGTATAGTTACTTGTTTTAA
- a CDS encoding outer membrane protein, producing MKRYALAIGLLGGVLQAEQNGYFFGIGYQVGTMQELANSLQSKNQYIKNQIALIDNNPIKPGTTPYIPAFRPGKSQQNATLNGLNIMLGFRQFFGKKKWFGLRYYGLFDYNHAQVDLGLYTNTLDLFTWGAGMDALWNVYHKEMCNRHVDVGFFTGVAIAGQSWKSDLLSKYEHVGKINSTYVQFIFNFGVRIHWTSASNGSKYQGGSSIGAKFKKHLYNVPNYLHGAEYGVRIPTINDPYYMGMGGDVKLRRVYSIYLNYVFGF from the coding sequence ATGAAAAGATATGCTTTAGCTATAGGGCTTTTAGGAGGGGTTTTACAAGCGGAGCAAAATGGCTATTTTTTTGGCATTGGCTATCAAGTGGGCACAATGCAAGAACTTGCCAATAGTCTTCAAAGCAAAAATCAATATATTAAAAACCAAATTGCTCTTATTGATAACAATCCTATTAAACCCGGCACAACCCCTTATATTCCGGCATTTCGCCCGGGAAAGAGCCAGCAGAATGCAACTCTTAATGGTCTTAATATCATGCTTGGTTTTCGCCAATTCTTTGGCAAAAAGAAATGGTTTGGATTAAGATATTATGGCTTATTTGATTATAACCATGCGCAAGTGGATTTAGGGCTTTATACGAATACCTTAGATTTGTTTACTTGGGGAGCTGGCATGGATGCTTTATGGAATGTCTATCATAAAGAAATGTGTAACCGCCATGTTGATGTAGGATTTTTTACAGGAGTGGCTATTGCGGGTCAAAGTTGGAAATCTGATTTGTTAAGCAAGTATGAGCATGTAGGCAAAATTAATTCTACCTATGTGCAATTTATTTTTAATTTTGGCGTAAGAATACATTGGACAAGCGCAAGTAATGGCTCTAAATATCAAGGGGGCTCAAGCATTGGTGCTAAATTCAAAAAACATCTTTATAATGTGCCAAATTACTTGCATGGCGCAGAATATGGGGTGCGAATCCCCACTATTAATGACCCCTACTACATGGGCATGGGGGGTGATGTGAAATTAAGAAGAGTGTATTCTATTTACTTAAACTATGTCTTTGGATTTTAA